A genomic region of Castor canadensis chromosome 16, mCasCan1.hap1v2, whole genome shotgun sequence contains the following coding sequences:
- the Fxyd3 gene encoding FXYD domain-containing ion transport regulator 3, translating into MQDMALSLLILLAGLPVLGANDPEDKNSPFYYDWHSLRVGGLICAGVLCAVGIIVLMSGKCKCRFSQKPSHRPVDVPPLITPGSANNC; encoded by the exons ATGCAAGATATGGCCCTGAGTCTGCTCATCCTGCTGGCAG GCCTGCCTGTCCTGGGTGCCAACGACCCTGAAG ATAAAAACAGCCCTTTCTACTACG ACTGGCACAGCCTCCGAGTGGGCGGACTCATCTGTGCAGGGGTTCTGTGTGCTGTGGGCATCATTGTCCTCATGA GTGGAAAATGCAAATGCAGATTCAGCCAGAAGCCCAG TCACCGTCCAGTAGATGTCCCACCCCTCATCACACCAG GCTCTGCCAACAACTGCTGA